The Pseudorasbora parva isolate DD20220531a chromosome 16, ASM2467924v1, whole genome shotgun sequence genome includes a region encoding these proteins:
- the LOC137043402 gene encoding UDP-glucuronosyltransferase 2A2-like produces MTPFSKNMVPVSLWITVIILFGSHCNGGKILVVPLEGSHWVNMDILIKALHGQGHSIDVIRTYNSWFVKENSTYYNSITIPNTKGMDEEFVEDMISKLIDHERGKGYWLSTVQLNLDVVNNMYKMHKMICQLITNMFESEEIMKALHEKQYNLMLTDPVWGAGILLAHELKLPMVYNVRWTATGEGHFDIAPSPLSYIPITGSGNTDKMNFLQRVKNMFFYFLMAFQYSYFNLPQYQALCDKYFHTPVRFYELLQGADLWLMRVDFVFEFPRPTMPNIIYIGGFQCKPAKALPRDLEDFMQSSGEHGVIIMSLGSFISALPDDLTAEIATAFARLPQKVIWRYTGKRPATLGNNTLLVDWMPQNDLLGHSKTKVFVAHGGTNGVQEALYHGIPVVGIPFFFDQYDNLLRLQERGGSKIVSIATLDKNTLHAAIQELINEPSYRLNMQRLSHLHRDKPVKPLDSALFWIEFVMRHKGAAHLRTESYKLPWYSYYSVDVAVLLFAVVLIFTLSIFLTVRYLCVKCCSRKRKTE; encoded by the coding sequence ATGACACCATTTTCTAAGAACATGGTTCCTGTCTCCCTCTGGATAACAGTCATAATCCTTTTTGGTTCTCACTGCAATGGTGGCAAAATCTTGGTGGTGCCTTTGGAGGGAAGTCACTGGGTGAACATGGACATCCTCATCAAGGCTTTACATGGTCAAGGGCACAGCATTGATGTAATACGCACCTATAATAGCTGGTTCGTAAAAGAGAATTCAACTTATTACAACTCTATAACCATACCTAACACCAAAGGAATGGATGAAGAATTTGTAGAAGATATGATCTCCAAACTAATTGATCATGAAAGAGGAAAGGGGTACTGGCTGAGCACTGTACAGCTGAATTTGGATGTGGTTAATAACAtgtataaaatgcataaaatgatATGTCAACTTATAACAAACATGTTTGAAAGTGAGGAAATTATGAAGGCACTACATGAAAAACAGTACAATCTGATGCTTACTGATCCGGTATGGGGTGCAGGCATTCTCCTGGCTCATGAACTCAAGTTACCCATGGTATATAATGTGAGATGGACCGCTACTGGAGAGGGACACTTTGACATCGCTCCCTCACCATTGTCCTACATCCCCATCACAGGATCTGGAAACACTGACAAAATGAACTTCCTTCAACGAGTAAAAAACATGTTCTTCTATTTCCTAATGGCCTTTCAGTACAGCTATTTTAATTTACCCCAGTACCAAGCACTGTGTGATAAATATTTCCATACGCCTGTACGTTTTTATGAACTTCTCCAGGGGGCTGATTTGTGGCTTATGAGggttgattttgtttttgaattTCCACGTCCAACAATGCCAAATATCATCTACATTGGTGGTTTCCAGTGTAAACCAGCAAAGGCCCTTCCACGTGACCTGGAAGACTTCATGCAAAGTTCTGGAGAGCATGGAGTCATTATCATGTCTTTAGGGTCGTTTATCAGTGCCCTACCAGATGATTTAACAGCAGAAATAGCTACTGCTTTTGCTCGGCTCCCTCAAAAGGTAATTTGGAGATACACTGGAAAGAGACCAGCTACTTTGGGGAACAACACCTTACTGGTTGACTGGATGCCACAGAATGATCTTCTAGGGCATTCAAAGACTAAAGTTTTTGTTGCACATGGCGGAACCAATGGGGTTCAAGAGGCTTTGTACCATGGTATTCCAGTGGTTGGAATTCCATTCTTTTTTGACCAGTACGACAATCTTCTTCGATTACAAGAAAGGGGAGGATCCAAGATCGTTTCCATTGCAACTTTAGATAAAAACACACTGCATGCAGCCATACAGGAACTAATCAATGAACCATCTTACAGACTGAATATGCAGAGACTCTCTCATCTGCACAGAGACAAGCCAGTTAAACCTTTGGACAGCGCTCTCTTCTGGATTGAGTTTGTAATGAGACACAAAGGTGCTGCTCACCTCCGTACAGAGTCCTACAAACTGCCTTGGTACTCATATTATTCAGTAGATGTTGCAGTTCTATTGTTTGCAGTTGTTCTGATATTCACTCTATCTATATTTTTAACAGTTAGATACCTGTGTGTCAAGTGCTGCAGCAGAAAAAGGAAAACTGAGTAA